The following are encoded in a window of Anopheles gambiae chromosome X, idAnoGambNW_F1_1, whole genome shotgun sequence genomic DNA:
- the LOC133395142 gene encoding uncharacterized protein LOC133395142 has protein sequence MSSTEETTTTTSRPDGSPSRGSRPNLTSNGRRKYGPANRTGYTGSSPTAGSESSTTASIPSASSETSPEVSTRPVNSLFKRRNNGSPLTRTTTPTPLESIPSSSAAPVSSKFFKKNKYRTGALSTGPGAERNEQPVPPASQSLDAGPGVDQNIEPSIRQNSKLYNAKNRYQQIGEPEEDGAEPIEQELLDALTTLSRAPLPVVSTTTVRNNGYESVVDKEWVRQQQKQPPQQQYAAEVNGRATTHRYNVTHDYPNAVGYGSVPAQATSTHRLPPPVQRPRIATHSEYYYQQTTPGLIYTSPIATATISPRQDTTVLSQQFPRNHQPAHYERQSASSGRRKQKDDVTGRTYRPSPLDYDYYDDGDTRKVGKSSSQVKVIMHGPGIIECLDQGNFPHPLSCKKFISCAKMEIGGVIGWEYTCPKGLSYDPVGGICNWSAGLGCNE, from the exons aTGTCATCGACGGaggaaaccaccaccaccaccagcaggccGGACGGGTCGCCAAGCCGAGGCAGCCGTCCGAACCTCACCAGCAATGGCAGGCGCAAATATGGACCCGCTAATAGAACCGGTTATACGGGCAGCAGCCCAACGGCCGGGAGCGAGAGCAGCACCACGGCATCGATCCCCAGCGCTAGCAGCGAAACGAGCCCAG AGGTATCCACTCGACCGGTAAACTCATTGTTCAAGCGCCGAAACAATGGGTCCCCACTGACGCGCACCACGACGCCGACGCCACTGGAATCGATCCCCTCGTCCAGCGCGGCCCCGGTGAGCAGCAAATTTTTCAAGAAGAACAAGTACCGCACCGGTGCGCTCAGTACCGGACCGGGCGCAGAACGTAACGAGCAGCCGGtgccgccagccagccagtcacTCGATGCCGGACCGGGTGTCGATCAGAACATTGAGCCGAGCATACGGCAGAACAGCAAGCTGTACAATGCGAAGAACCGCTACCAGCAGATAGGCGAACCGGAGGAGGACGGTGccgagccgatcgagcaggagttGCTGGACGCGCTCACTACGCTGTCCCGGGCGCCGCTGCCAGTcgtcagcaccaccaccgtgcgCAACAATGGGTACGAGTCGGTCGTGGACAAGGAGTGGgtccggcagcagcaaaagcagccaccacagcagcagtaTGCGGCCGAGGTGAACGGACGTGCGACCACGCACAGGTACAACGTAACGCACGACTATCCTAATGCGGTCGGGTACGGCAGCGTTCCCGCGCAGGCGACGTCGACGCACCGATTGC CGCCACCGGTTCAGCGGCCCCGCATCGCTACCCACTCCGAGTACTATTACCAGCAAACGACGCCCGGCCTCATCTACACCTCACCCATCGCCACGGCAACGATCAGCCCACGGCAGGACACGACCGTGCTGTCGCAGCAGTTCCCCCGCAACCATCAACCGGCGCACTACGAACGGCAGAGCGCTAGCAGTGGCAGACGAAAGCAGAAGGACGACGTGACCGGGCGCACCTACCGGCCGTCGCCGCTCGATTACGACTACTACGACGATGGAGACACGCGCAAAGTGGGCAAATCCAGCTCGCAG GTTAAGGTGATCATGCACGGGCCGGGCATCATCGAGTGTCTCGACCAGGGCAACTTCCCGCACCCGCTGTCCTGCAAAAAGTTCATCTCGTGTGCCAAAATGGAGATCGGAGGCGTCATCGGCTGGGAGTACACGTGCCCGAAGGGTCTCAGCTACGATCCGGTCGGGGGCATCTGCAACTGGTCCGCCGGGCTGGGCTGCAATGAGTGA
- the LOC1272066 gene encoding 5'-3' exonuclease PLD3, with amino-acid sequence MKLQLTMGRSQSPAMDKDSEVAKGAGGAYEAASVSGPEDDFELWDQSKALRSEYRDNRWSQNGWSSCIPITIILVLIVLVVLLPLMDHSERAGETGEPARAGVGRLGHPIACPETCSLELVESIPEGMAYPDGSPTFRTTFQAWSALLELAQATVEIGSFYWTLKGADVYNHSSAREGETIFRKLYEAGTVRKLQVKIAQSAPTSASPNLDTDLLAKQGAALVRSVDFPRLVGGGVLHTKVWLIDRNHFYLGSANMDWRSLTQVKELGVLGTNCSCLVQDLAKIFDVYWDMGAPDARIPPKWPKAYAASFNYSAPAHVEFNGRNAMDAYFSSSPPMMSPAWRTDDLFAILDVISKANRFVHISVMDYFPLTLYTRITQYWPYIDDALRKAAIERKVSLRLLISLWDHSRPSEEYFLHSLEALSNALTGVDIQIRRFIVPASDDQKKIPFGRVNHNKYMVTDNTAYIGTSNWSGDYFIDTAGIGLVISSFDTNGTIIQELQSVFERDWNSKYAVRLS; translated from the exons ATGAAACTGCAGCTGACCATGGGCCGCAGTCAGAGTCCGGCGATGGACAAGGATTCGGAGGTGGCGAAAGGGGCCGGCGGCGCGTACGAGGCCGCGTCCGTGAGCGGGCCGGAGGACGACTTCGAGCTGTGGGACCAGAGCAAGGCGCTGCGGTCGGAGTACCGGGACAATCGCTGGAGCCAGAACGGCTGGAGCTCGTGCATTCCGATCACGATCATACTGGTGCTGAtagtgctggtggtgctgctgccactgATGGACCACAGTGAGCGGGCGGGCGAGACCGGCGAGCCGGCCCGGGCCGGTGTGGGCCGGCTGGGGCACCCGATCGCCTGCCCGGAGACGTGCTCGCTCGAGCTGGTCGAAAGCATCCCGGAGGGTATGGCGTACCCGGACGGCAGCCCCACCTTCCGCACCACCTTCCAGGCGTGGTCGGCGCTGCTCGAGCTGGCCCAGGCGACGGTCGAGATTGGCTCGTTCTACTGGACGCTCAAGGGTGCGGACGTGTACAACCACTCGTCCGCCCGGGAGGGTGAGACGATCTTTCGCAAGCTGTACGAGGCGGGCACGGTGCGCAAGCTGCAGGTGAAAATTGCCCAGAGCGCACCGACGTCGGCGTCGCCCAACCTGGACACGGATCTGCTGGCGAAGCAGGGGGCCGCCCTGGTCCGGTCGGTCGACTTTCCGCGGCTGGTCGGGGGCGGCGTGCTGCACACGAAGGTGTGGCTGATCGACCGGAACCACTTCTATCTGGGCAGCGCCAACATGGACTGGCGGTCGCTGACGCAGGTGAAGGAGCTGGGCGTGCTCGGCACGAACTGCTCCTGCCTGGTGCAGGATCTGGCGAAGATATTCGACGTGTACTGGGATATGGGCGCACCGGACGCCCGCATACCGCCCAAGTGGCCGAAAGCGTACGCCGCCAGCTTCAACTACTCCGCACCGGCCCACGTAGAGTTTAACGGGAGGAACGCGATGGATGCGTACTTTTCG AGCTCTCCGCCGATGATGTCGCCGGCGTGGCGCACGGACGACCTGTTCGCAATCCTAGACGTTATCAGCAAGGCAAACCGCTTCGTGCACATTTCCGTGATGGATTACTTTCCGCTAACGCTTTACACGCGCATAACGCA GTACTGGCCGTACATCGACGACGCACTGCGCAAGGCGGCGATCGAGCGCAAGGTATCGCTCCGGCTGCTCATCTCGCTCTGGGACCACTCCCGACCGTCGGAGGAATACTTTCTGCACTCGCTCGAGGCGCTGTCGAACGCGCTGACCGGGGTGGACATCCAGATCCGCCGGTTCATCGTGCCGGCGTCGGACGACCAGAAGAAGATACCGTTCGGGCGGGTCAACCACAACAAGTACATGGTGACGGACAACACGGCGTACATCGGCACCTCCAACTGGTCGGGCGATTATTTCATCGATACGGCCGGCATCGGCCTGGTCATCTCGTCGTTCGACACCAACGGCACGATCATCCAGGAGCTGCAGTCCGTGTTCGAGCGCGACTGGAATAGCAAGTATGCGGTGCGCTTAAGCTAG